Genomic window (Zingiber officinale cultivar Zhangliang chromosome 2B, Zo_v1.1, whole genome shotgun sequence):
GATGATTCATTTTTCTCGAGTGTCCTTATTAATTCAttcttagagcatccacatcagttttcctatcactatatctaaaatttagggtaaatagCTCACtatattaaatttagacaatcacttttcactacacactacatcaactaccctaaaatttccattatctttaattttttattattttcttctctttcttctattttttattactaTATTTATAGAATGGGTGGAAGGAGAGAGAATGAGTGaaaggagagagattgaaaagaaatattattatatatttaggGTAGAGTTttcatttcctaaatttagagaatcactattcatcaaatctaaatttagggaatagatagggtagctgatgtaaaggttttttagctaccctatccaaaatttagggtaaaatttttagataggaTAACTAATGTAGATGCTCTTAGATTAATATCATAGGATAAATAATGAATAACTATTAATTGTCAATATATGACAGAAGATATGTTAAATatgttgaattttaattttaaaattttatgtgaTAATATGTCAGACATAAATAGTGGCAGAAATGAATGGAACCGACGGTTCAGAACCTAGCAATGGCATCGGATCTACTTTTAGAATGATTGGTTTCAGTGACGGGCGAGCAAACTGTTATTTGTCTATTaatggaataaaaaaaattatagagcaGGTGGAGATCACACGCATGCAGCAAATTAAAGGTTTGCGTCGTCATCGGAGCAGACGATCGATCGATGCCCATGGCTGTTGACTCATTGCAGTCGTCTAAGCAGGTCTGCGTCGTCGGCGCTGGCCCCTCTGGTCTCATCTCTGCCCGTGAGCTCCTCAAGGAAGGCCACTCCGTCGTCGTGCTGGAGCAGAACCACGACCTTGGCGGCCAGTGGCTCTACCAAGATGCCGACGCCACTGCCACAGTCCACAGCAGCGTCTACGCCTCCTTGCGCGTCAACGCGCCCAGAACCTCCATGGAGTTCACCGACTTCATGTTCACTCCCGTCGAAGGAAGAGACGCCAGGAATTTCCCCGGCCACCGTGAGCTCTTCCTCTACCTCAAAGACTTCGCCCGGTGTTTCGGGTTGACCGAACTCATCAGGTTCAACACAGAAGTAGTCCATGTCGGCTTGGCGACACCAACTCACAAATGGATTGTGAGATCAAGGGACAGGAGAACTGATGGTGGTGAGTTCGCGGAAGAGATCTTCGATGCTGTTGTCGTCGCCACTGGCCCTTTCTCCCTGCCCAGGCTTCCAAAAATCAGGGGTAAAGCATGATCACTAATTAAGCTCTTTACGTGATTTCGCCACTCTGTTGTTACCTTCTCTTCTTCTGTGCTCCTCAGGAATGGAGGAGTGGAAGAGGAAGCAGCTTCACTGCCATGTCTACAGAATCCCAGATCCCTTCCAAGATGAGGTGGTTCTTTGATCTTTTTCAAAGAAATAGTTAAAACTGCAGAGGATTGAGAATAACCCCCCTTTTTTGTAACAAATTAATTTCTACTCTGAAATTGAATTCATTGCTTGTTTGTAAATTTTTGCAGGTAGTGGTGGTCGTTGGTGGTTCAATCAGTGGACCAGAGATTGCTCTGGAGCTTGTTCATGTAGCCAAAGAAGTTCATATAAGTACTAAAAACGTTGAAATCCCCGAGAAACTAGTGAAGCCTGTGGCCAAGCATGCACATCTGCACTGGCACCAAGAGGTAATTGGGTAATTGTAGGAGTTCGggagaaattgttgtctttgatCATTATCATGAAGACAATGATAATTAGTACAAATAAAGAATACAAAGATGAGATCATATTAAGGGAAATCTGACGAAATTGAGTAAGGATAATCTAGTTCCTCCAACAGTAATGGTATGAATCATATCAGCTGTGATTTTGTTTCAGATTTTTGAATGACTGTGTTACATATGTTGCAGATTGAGTTGCTTTGTGAAGATGGAACTGTTCTATTTGCTGATGGTTCAAGTGTAGTTGCCGTTACTATTCTCTACTGTACTGGGTACTTAAGATCAACACTCGATTCAGAATTTGATAGCAATTGTTGCCTAACTTCTCTTTCGATCGTAGGTATTCATATTCATTTCCATTCCTGGACACCAAAGGAATCATCCATGTGGATGAGAACAGAATTGGACCTTTGTATGAACACACATTTCCTCCCTCTCTCGCTCCATCCCTTTCTTTTGTTGGGATTCCAAACAAGGTGACATTTTTGCTCCAAAGTTAATCCATCAAAAGATCATTTTATGTTTTGAAGTTGATGTTCTTTCATACTGTATCTGTGCCATTTACAGACGCTATATTAACTAATTAATGCTGCAGTTTATCATCTTTCGATTTCTTGAGTCGCAAGCGAGATGGATAGCTCAGGTGCTCTCTGGAAAGAGGAAGCTTCCATCGGCAGATGAGCTGATGAAAGCAATCGAAGAAGTCGAACGCCATCAAAAGCTTGAGGAACCAAAAAATTTCATACAACTAGCTGCTGAATTATTGGAGGTAATGGCTTCCTTACCATCAAACAACTCATAGGTGAAACAATAAAACTAGACGGGATCAAAAGTTACAAGAACACCAAAACAAAAGTTTTGAAAAAGGGAAATTGCAAAAGATAAGCATTAGTTTCATTATCGGTAGTGTTCTTCTTGTGTTCTTCAATCATTATACAgttgattttgttttcttttcctgtgATAGTATTACGATAGGTACGGAGATCAATGTGATTTTCCACACTTAGAAGATTGGAGAAGAGAGATCATATTGAAGGACTTGGAAAATTGTTTAAATAATATTGAAACATTCAGGGATGAATAGCAAGGATGGTAATTTGTCACTCTGAATTTTTCTTGTACTTTTGGTATTTAGTTTGTCATTGATCGATGAACTAAGAataaaatatagataatgatGTCTTTtgagtcttttttttttatttatagctGGGCTATTCTTTATGTgatattttttgttatttttatttttttacttgattATGTATATGTATTTATATTTCATCTttgatttcttgcaaaggtgggTATGTTTCCCACTTAAATCTAAACTTCTTCatttttgtcatatatcaaaaagagctctaacaatatctcaattattggactctttgacgtctaatgaccataaatatcatgtattaatcctccataagattacatacatgttcactgCTCTTTTAGTCATTTTTtaatgttgaaaaatattttcagattgTATCAATCAACTGCCATAAGTCTCAGTCGACTGACATCATCAagacgagcttacagagacattatgtgctcatgaacagtgttaccagtcgattggtataaATCTCAATCGActgccctcgtcaaaatgagctcaCAGAGAccttctgtgctcaaaaatactattaccagtcgactgataattgtaccagtcgactggtacactattttagtaaaaattaacttttttgacccaacttcagaaatgcaccaaaaatTTCTCAgatctccaaaaattctcaaatttaagGAGAGGTATGTTTTACCAATGTTtatttgataaaaatatatacaaaaatatatttatcatggaTTCCAAGATTAACACAAAATCCAAGACtatctaaatagttcaattgaacattgacctaaagctctagttttggcttcctcttgatgtatctacctatactaaaccataatgcatctcttgcattagtttatatgacatctatacatcaaaaattaattttcatgcaatatgaacccaattcatattttcatgcatgaaacttaacccaattgtgccaactaACTACTATAGAGATTCAaatccatctctaatccctttggaACATATTGGTTCACTTGAGATCATTTATCATatgtcccaaagactctttgagctcccccttgagctcttaatcttattcacctccttaggtgactcatttactatgcctatgccacttcggtgcacctcgagtaatacttggcctacaaaactcaccttcttaaccttagaaatcttgtctttggttagtttcttcttttctttaatcttggacacctcatctttgccataattatatgtcaccctaatATATTCCTTCTTGTTGGCTTTGGATGACTCTCCTttgtccttggtcacacctcTCTTACCAATGacatgtgctaccttagcacttgacctccttttagtcttggagggacctaatttgatatttttgagtctttgaccacccaaatacatgtcaagtcctttaggtccaataatgaacctctctaggactttctccatttcctcaagcttttccttcaaggcttgattttccaactctagggttctaaccctagagtcaacatgtccaccttagacatccctagacctacccaccttcctaggcatatgtctccctttcttgggattaatgcttagatTTTCATCTACTTTCCTTCCCTTTGACAAAGTGGTTTGAGTCTTATTAAGTCTACTCTtactagatttagcatgaatagatctcctagggttatctcctaTATTaatcctattcctatcattatatctaaatccatgattatgcttgggtaaataataaaaattatttctagaatgcatagaagaatttaaatttgaacttgaattcaagttagggtttacctcccttacccttgaagctctcttcttctcccactttatcaTGCGCGCCAATTTCATGAGCTCTCCTGCACTTAGTGTGGTAGTGACTATGttagagcaatctgggtaccctaagttttgatgtttaggcaaaggtttaagttaggtttattgttgtatttaatatgcattgtgagtgtgcaagatacaggtacaacaaggaaatcccaggtgtgatcttggcaaaggaggaaagtccaaggatgagtcttgacggtgtaagtccaagcatgtagtcttggcaacgtaagtccaagtgtgacttggcaatgaatgaagtcccggaggcgcgacctattggcaaaggaagacccgacaataatgacaaagccgatggaagctccagaaggcaagacgtgaaggatggtgAGGTATCTGAGGGACGCAAACCTGATGGAGgagctagaaggctaggtctaggttggtcgggcgagaatgagtgttgagtgaatgtactcggggtaaaattctagaattagggttcattgtagcagcactgtagcgttactgtagcagtactatagcagtcgactggtggtttcatcagtcgactgagaGTGGACAGAGGGttagtatcgagccgttggactgcaacggtcgaatttccacgaagggcagtcgactgcatgttttggcagtcgattggtaggcggggtttttcaACCCGTGGTCTATATAACCAatcattggaagcttggttaaagttgacgaaatagaggtggttaacccctattagtagtctaccagtgccctagcttctcaagagtccttaGTGAGAGTttgtgacgaggtttctccacccacaaggagctacacgagttAGCCgtaggttttccggggagtcatccaccgatggatcgggatcgtccaccttacgaacagccgtggagtaggagcttcatctccgaaccacgttaaacgtgtcattgggtttccttattgtttattgttttctagggttagctttgcttttgtttgttagtatttttgtttccactgtgcactaacaagcgtaggaagcgacgatttgggtaagacactattcacccccctctagcgaacgtcaaggtcccaccaagtggtatcagagctaggtgagctcttgttggactaatcgccaagagagcagctagaggaagaagatggagtcggagggacctctcggatgggacatccgaatcccacctccatacgagcgtgaggacttcgactattgaaggaagcgcatggagatgtggttccaaatgaattggaaccaatggattgcgttggaggaaccgtttaaagctctaacggacaagaagggaaagcgtctccgatGTCGATATTAGACCGATGAgtaaagggagcaatcggagatggacaaggaggtaactagaattttaattaatttattacctcctaatgcgatattgaatgtaggtgaatacgaaaatgcaagtgacctttggaaaaaggtaattgcgcttcatgagagtctTAAACAAATCTAAGAAGAGaaggaacccaaggagaaggactcattggtccaagaagagaaggaccaatcgaatgttgacacgaactcaacatccgaggaggagaaggaagatgaggaggtatcatccacatcttcaagggaggaagaagtgaatccgtccacatcttcaagtgaagaggaagaagagcaatccaaggaagaggagatcttggaagctcaaccctccacctcaactaccaagaagggcacaaaggatcacatcaaatgctttgagtgtggtaagatggggcactacaagagtaggtgtccttcgctcaataaggtaaaggaggtaaaccctaaactcactaaagttaatttagaaactaatgtgagttgtaagaagaagaaggagaaaaagcacattagatgctttacatgtggtgagtggggtcactaccacacaaagtgttcaaggagaggagagctcaagaaattggcgcacttgaagaaatgggaaaagaagaggagcacaagtcaagggggagtttcaaaggtaaaagggaaggtaatccctattttgaagtttaatccaatctccaattcttatatgcttgttagaaataatttagattatttacctaagcataatcatggatttaggtataatgatagaaatagggttaacatagtagataaccctaagaaatcatacactaagggtagacctaataagacccaaaccactttgcctaagggaaggaaagtgggtgaaaacctaagcattaatcccaagaaggggagacatatgcctaggaagggtaggtctaggaatgtccatgatggacatgttgattttAGGGTTAGAatcctagaattggaaaatcaagccttgaagacaaagcttgaggaaatggagaaagtcctagagaggttcattattggacctaaaggacttgacatgtatttgggtggtcaaagacccaaaaatgtcaaattaggtccctccaagaccaaaaggaggttaagtgctaaggtagcacatgacatttgTAAGGGATgtgtgaccaaggacaagggagagtcatccaaggccaataagaaggaatatgctacggagacatataattatggcaaggatgagatgtccaaggttaaggacaagaagaaattaaccaaagacaatgtgtataaggttaagaaggtgagttttgtaggccaagtgtcatccgaggtgcaccgaagtgacctagccatagtggatgagtcaccaagggaggtgactaaggttaagattcctaaggttagaaagagcctttgggacccatggtagatgggttatcaaatgtaccaagtggttaggagacggacttaagtctctaacatagtgggttgaCACAATTAGGATGTATTTCATGCATTGAAatgtgaattgggttcatattgcatgaaaattagtttttgatgtatagatgtcatataaactaatgat
Coding sequences:
- the LOC122047916 gene encoding flavin-containing monooxygenase FMO GS-OX-like 8 isoform X2 → MPMAVDSLQSSKQVCVVGAGPSGLISARELLKEGHSVVVLEQNHDLGGQWLYQDADATATVHSSVYASLRVNAPRTSMEFTDFMFTPVEGRDARNFPGHRELFLYLKDFARCFGLTELIRFNTEVVHVGLATPTHKWIVRSRDRRTDGGEFAEEIFDAVVVATGPFSLPRLPKIRGMEEWKRKQLHCHVYRIPDPFQDEVVVVVGGSISGPEIALELVHVAKEVHISTKNVEIPEKLVKPVAKHAHLHWHQEIELLCEDGTVLFADGSSVVAVTILYCTGYSYSFPFLDTKGIIHVDENRIGPLYEHTFPPSLAPSLSFVGIPNKFIIFRFLESQARWIAQVLSGKRKLPSADELMKAIEEVERHQKLEEPKNFIQLAAELLEVICR
- the LOC122047916 gene encoding flavin-containing monooxygenase FMO GS-OX-like 8 isoform X1, which gives rise to MPMAVDSLQSSKQVCVVGAGPSGLISARELLKEGHSVVVLEQNHDLGGQWLYQDADATATVHSSVYASLRVNAPRTSMEFTDFMFTPVEGRDARNFPGHRELFLYLKDFARCFGLTELIRFNTEVVHVGLATPTHKWIVRSRDRRTDGGEFAEEIFDAVVVATGPFSLPRLPKIRGMEEWKRKQLHCHVYRIPDPFQDEVVVVVGGSISGPEIALELVHVAKEVHISTKNVEIPEKLVKPVAKHAHLHWHQEIELLCEDGTVLFADGSSVVAVTILYCTGYSYSFPFLDTKGIIHVDENRIGPLYEHTFPPSLAPSLSFVGIPNKFIIFRFLESQARWIAQVLSGKRKLPSADELMKAIEEVERHQKLEEPKNFIQLAAELLEYYDRYGDQCDFPHLEDWRREIILKDLENCLNNIETFRDE